In Candidatus Nezhaarchaeota archaeon, a single window of DNA contains:
- a CDS encoding TrpB-like pyridoxal phosphate-dependent enzyme gives AGQWGSALAFGCMLFGLKATIYMVRASYHQKPYRRVLMQLWGADVYPSPSDKTEFGRKLVAENPEHPGSLGIAISEALEDAVKHPEEARYTLGSVVNHVLIHQTVIGLEALKQFKAVDDYPDMVIGCCGGGSSFSGTFWPFYYDRFVAKKAPKPVRFIATEPTACPSLTKGAYIYDHGDTARMTPLLKMYTLGHDFIPAPIHAGGLRYHGDAPTLCLLVHERIVEARAYTQTEVFEAAKIFTTAEGHVLAPEPSHSFKAVIDEALECKRTGESKTIFFLGCGHGHFDLKAYEDFLEGKLPPYEYPMEEIERSIKKLKELYPWIEQLPY, from the coding sequence GCGCTGGACAGTGGGGGTCTGCGCTCGCCTTCGGCTGTATGTTGTTCGGGCTTAAGGCGACGATCTACATGGTCAGGGCGAGCTACCACCAGAAGCCGTACAGGCGGGTCTTAATGCAGCTCTGGGGCGCCGACGTCTACCCCAGCCCTAGCGATAAGACTGAGTTCGGGAGGAAGCTAGTGGCTGAGAACCCTGAGCATCCAGGCAGCCTCGGGATAGCAATAAGCGAGGCGTTAGAGGACGCTGTTAAGCACCCGGAGGAGGCTAGGTACACGCTGGGCAGCGTAGTTAACCACGTGCTCATCCACCAGACGGTGATAGGCCTCGAGGCCTTGAAGCAGTTTAAGGCGGTGGACGACTACCCGGACATGGTGATAGGCTGCTGTGGTGGAGGCAGTAGCTTCTCAGGCACTTTCTGGCCGTTTTACTATGACAGGTTCGTGGCTAAGAAGGCCCCTAAGCCCGTCCGCTTCATAGCTACTGAGCCTACCGCCTGCCCCTCATTAACGAAGGGCGCCTACATCTATGACCACGGAGATACAGCTAGGATGACCCCCCTGCTTAAGATGTACACGCTCGGCCACGACTTCATCCCTGCGCCTATACATGCAGGCGGGCTGCGCTACCACGGGGACGCCCCAACGCTCTGCCTACTTGTACACGAAAGGATAGTGGAGGCTAGGGCGTATACGCAGACCGAGGTGTTTGAGGCGGCTAAGATCTTCACCACGGCCGAGGGCCACGTCTTAGCCCCTGAGCCCTCCCACTCGTTTAAGGCAGTCATAGACGAGGCCCTGGAGTGTAAGAGGACGGGTGAGAGCAAGACTATATTCTTCCTAGGCTGCGGCCACGGCCACTTCGACTTAAAGGCCTACGAGGACTTCCTCGAGGGTAAGCTGCCGCCGTACGAGTACCCAATGGAGGAGATAGAGAGGTCTATAAAGAAGCTTAAGGAGCTATACCCGTGGATAGAGCAGCTACCCTACTAG